One Mycobacterium marseillense DNA window includes the following coding sequences:
- a CDS encoding thioesterase II family protein, with amino-acid sequence MTLNNLITVASTFPSWIKLTRGRTDGSAGATVVFPHAGAAAAGYRVLAAALAAGRDTYVVQYPQRADRLSEPAHDSVHDLAVSLFQAAPWPGVAPLTLFGHSMGAVVAFEFARVAEAQGAAVRKLWVSAGPPPCVVADMPELPTSDDGLLADIADLGGTDPELLADEEFSELLTTAVRADYQAFNRYDPSPDVRIGADIHVLGGHDDHRIGTGVLRQWERHTAGSFAMSLYDGGHFYVYDHVDAVAAQVNAG; translated from the coding sequence ATGACATTGAATAATCTGATCACCGTGGCTTCCACATTCCCGTCCTGGATCAAGCTGACCCGGGGCCGCACCGACGGGTCAGCCGGCGCCACGGTGGTATTCCCGCACGCCGGTGCGGCCGCCGCGGGCTATCGGGTGCTGGCCGCGGCGCTGGCCGCGGGCCGCGACACCTACGTCGTGCAGTACCCGCAGCGGGCGGACCGCCTCAGCGAGCCCGCACACGACAGCGTGCACGACCTGGCCGTCAGCCTCTTCCAGGCCGCGCCGTGGCCCGGCGTCGCACCGCTGACGTTGTTCGGTCACAGCATGGGTGCCGTCGTCGCCTTCGAATTCGCCCGCGTCGCCGAGGCGCAGGGCGCGGCCGTCCGCAAGCTCTGGGTATCGGCGGGCCCGCCGCCGTGCGTGGTCGCGGACATGCCCGAACTGCCGACCAGTGACGACGGGCTGCTGGCGGACATCGCCGATCTGGGCGGCACCGACCCGGAACTGCTTGCCGACGAAGAATTCTCGGAACTGCTGACCACCGCGGTGCGCGCCGACTACCAGGCCTTCAACCGCTACGACCCCAGCCCCGACGTGCGCATCGGCGCCGACATCCACGTGTTGGGTGGCCATGACGACCACCGCATCGGGACCGGCGTGCTGCGCCAGTGGGAGAGGCACACCGCCGGATCCTTTGCCATGTCGCTGTATGACGGCGGGCACTTCTACGTCTACGACCACGTCGACGCGGTCGCCGCGCAGGTGAATGCCGGGTGA